A single window of Flavobacteriales bacterium DNA harbors:
- a CDS encoding response regulator: protein MELNTDMNVEVLLVEDSLEDVELTRMAIESHTPHFHLHVVNDGMEALKFLRKINGYKTMPTPDIVLLDLNLPRKDGREVLAEIKMDNELKKIPVIVLTTSNSEADILACYNNYANCYVTKPVDLESFMEMAKIIEQFWFRVVCLPKKHDQSA from the coding sequence ATGGAATTGAACACAGATATGAATGTAGAAGTCCTGCTCGTTGAGGACAGCCTGGAAGATGTTGAACTCACACGCATGGCGATTGAGTCTCATACACCCCACTTTCACTTACATGTAGTCAACGACGGTATGGAAGCGCTCAAGTTTTTGCGCAAGATCAATGGTTACAAAACCATGCCCACCCCAGACATTGTACTGCTGGACCTGAACCTACCCAGGAAGGACGGTCGCGAAGTGCTGGCGGAAATTAAGATGGATAATGAACTCAAAAAAATACCTGTAATCGTACTTACCACCTCCAATTCAGAAGCCGATATACTAGCCTGTTATAACAATTATGCCAACTGTTATGTCACAAAGCCCGTCGACCTTGAAAGCTTCATGGAGATGGCAAAAATCATTGAACAGTTCTGGTTCAGAGTCGTTTGCCTCCCCAAGAAACATGACCAGTCCGCTTAA
- a CDS encoding response regulator, giving the protein MTQSEHAQTLQSLLPTSGNGLPKPKVLMVDDHMENLVALDRLLKDMNLDLYKATSGNEALKLTLRHDFALALLDIQMPEMDGYELAEILRSEEKTAQMPFIFISAIYTTNLNVFRGYELGAFSYITKPFDPQVLLNKVRIFIEKYEQQQLLMESQKWLEIKVKERTEALQRSNKDLEQFAYIASHDLQEPLRTVTSYLQMIQRNNAGKLDEKSERYIEIVVNGAKRMKALIDGLLSYSKLASNTDLEVEKVNCEETIRKVMTDLRVIISENGAKITTEGLPSIEANPLHMHLLFQNLLSNAIKFKHPERTPEIHIKAVKDDEHYIFSVQDNGIGIEQEFFERVFVIFQRLHTRQEYEGTGIGLSICKKIVERHKGRIWITSEPGKGTCIHFRIPIHHPKEDHHQKQWN; this is encoded by the coding sequence ATGACACAAAGCGAACACGCTCAAACCCTGCAAAGTCTGCTGCCTACATCAGGCAACGGGTTACCCAAGCCGAAGGTCTTAATGGTAGATGACCACATGGAAAACCTGGTTGCACTGGATCGTTTGCTTAAAGACATGAACCTTGATCTGTATAAGGCAACCAGCGGAAATGAAGCATTAAAGCTGACCCTTCGCCATGACTTCGCCCTCGCTCTCCTGGACATCCAGATGCCAGAAATGGACGGGTATGAACTGGCCGAGATCCTTCGTTCTGAAGAAAAAACGGCACAAATGCCTTTCATCTTTATTTCCGCCATATATACAACCAACCTGAATGTATTCCGGGGCTATGAGCTGGGTGCCTTCAGTTACATAACCAAACCCTTTGATCCACAGGTATTGTTGAACAAGGTGAGAATCTTCATTGAAAAATATGAGCAACAACAATTGCTGATGGAGTCTCAGAAATGGCTGGAAATAAAAGTAAAAGAACGCACCGAAGCCCTCCAAAGATCCAACAAAGACCTGGAACAATTCGCTTACATCGCATCCCACGACCTGCAAGAACCCCTGCGTACCGTAACCAGTTACCTGCAAATGATCCAACGCAACAATGCCGGAAAACTGGATGAAAAAAGCGAACGGTACATCGAAATAGTGGTAAACGGAGCCAAACGCATGAAGGCTCTGATCGACGGGCTTCTGTCTTACTCAAAACTCGCATCCAATACAGATCTCGAGGTGGAGAAAGTGAATTGCGAGGAAACCATACGGAAAGTAATGACGGATCTTCGTGTAATCATTTCTGAAAACGGCGCGAAGATCACCACGGAAGGACTTCCTTCCATAGAGGCCAACCCGCTTCACATGCACCTGCTTTTTCAGAATCTGCTGAGCAACGCCATCAAGTTCAAGCATCCGGAAAGAACACCCGAGATCCATATCAAGGCGGTTAAGGATGATGAACACTACATCTTCTCGGTTCAGGACAATGGCATCGGCATTGAACAGGAATTCTTCGAGCGGGTGTTTGTGATTTTTCAACGGCTGCACACACGCCAGGAATACGAAGGAACCGGTATCGGATTATCAATTTGCAAGAAGATCGTTGAACGTCACAAGGGCAGGATCTGGATCACTTCGGAACCCGGAAAGGGTACCTGCATCCACTTCCGGATTCCCATCCACCATCCCAAAGAAGATCATCACCAAAAACAATGGAATTGA
- a CDS encoding SpoIIE family protein phosphatase, with protein sequence MTSPLNILMIEDNPDDQQFFRDLFSESSLGQFNLHLTDRLKDGKEYLRKHAIDVLLLDLSLPDSFELEGFIEIKEEFPHLPVIILTGMSDFKMAVKAIQFGAQDYLEKWRYDDYLMAKSIRYALERQKLLLEREKVSNQLMNSLKMLDVVNVELKELNEQLEEKVRKRTNDLLKEKQKVEKQHQLITESLQYASTIQHAILPHQQVIMRNIPESFILFKPKDIVSGDFYWAAKTNGKIIIAAVDCTGHGVPGAMLSMLGYTQLNQIVRENGITNPPDILTRLHDNMQNLLNQKFMHSGSSDGMDISLCCIDQKENRVSYAGAMRPLFRYRNGELSIFSGNRMPIGGKYRNGTQYFQGDEFLYERGDTIYLFTDGYIDQFGGNEGKKFKSRNFKTLLKTIHQLPAEQQLEALEKQFNTWKGNEEQVDDILVIGLRM encoded by the coding sequence ATGACCAGTCCGCTTAACATCCTGATGATCGAAGACAACCCTGATGACCAGCAGTTCTTCAGGGACCTTTTCTCCGAAAGCAGCCTCGGGCAGTTCAACCTGCACCTGACCGACCGCCTGAAAGATGGAAAGGAATACCTCAGAAAACATGCAATTGACGTACTTCTGCTTGACCTTTCGTTGCCCGACAGTTTTGAACTGGAAGGCTTCATAGAGATCAAGGAGGAATTCCCACATCTGCCGGTGATCATTCTCACGGGCATGAGTGATTTCAAAATGGCCGTCAAAGCCATTCAGTTCGGGGCACAGGACTACCTGGAGAAGTGGAGGTATGACGACTACCTGATGGCCAAGTCGATCAGGTACGCACTCGAACGCCAGAAGCTGCTACTGGAACGGGAAAAAGTAAGCAACCAACTGATGAACAGCCTGAAAATGCTGGATGTCGTCAACGTGGAACTGAAAGAGCTGAATGAACAACTTGAGGAAAAGGTCAGGAAACGTACCAACGATCTTCTGAAAGAAAAACAAAAGGTGGAGAAGCAACACCAGCTCATCACCGAAAGCTTGCAATATGCCAGCACCATCCAGCATGCCATCCTTCCGCACCAGCAGGTGATCATGCGGAACATCCCCGAGTCTTTCATTCTTTTCAAACCGAAAGACATTGTGAGTGGCGACTTTTATTGGGCAGCCAAAACCAATGGCAAGATCATCATTGCCGCTGTGGACTGCACCGGACACGGGGTTCCGGGAGCCATGTTATCCATGCTCGGATACACGCAACTCAACCAGATTGTCAGGGAAAACGGCATCACCAACCCACCGGATATTCTCACCAGGTTACACGACAACATGCAGAACCTGCTGAACCAGAAATTCATGCACTCGGGATCCAGCGACGGCATGGACATATCCCTGTGCTGTATCGACCAGAAAGAAAACAGGGTTTCGTATGCCGGAGCCATGCGCCCTTTGTTCCGCTACCGCAACGGTGAGTTATCTATCTTCTCCGGGAACCGCATGCCTATTGGCGGCAAATACCGGAACGGAACCCAGTATTTCCAGGGAGATGAATTCCTTTATGAGCGAGGTGATACCATTTATTTATTTACCGACGGATACATCGATCAATTCGGAGGAAACGAAGGAAAAAAATTCAAGTCGCGCAATTTTAAAACACTACTAAAAACGATTCACCAGCTACCTGCAGAACAACAACTCGAGGCCCTCGAAAAGCAATTCAACACATGGAAAGGCAACGAAGAGCAAGTCGACGATATCCTGGTGATCGGCCTGCGCATGTAG